gaactGCTTGTATATCCTGATTTCCGAGGcacttacagtggtacctctccctaagaacgcctctacttaagaacttttctagataagaaccgggtgttcaagattttttttgcctcttcttaagaaccatttcagaAGATCAGAAGAATGTGagaaaatagtagtagatgcttggagcaaacttccagcagacgtggttggtaaatccacaggaactgaatttaaacatgcctgggataaacatagatccatcctaaaataaaatacagtggcgcctctacctaaggacgcctctacttaagaactttgctagataagaaccgggtgttcaagatttttttgtctcttcttaagaaccattttctacttaagaacccgagcccggaaatatttcccaggaaatttgagagcggcaattccccctgagtttctctctctggtgcagtgtatgggaggcatgtgctcttccccaccgcctcagagtccctctttttttttttaagccttaaagttttggattttttaaaattcccctcccctccccttcttccttcggcagcgactgtccttctctccttcctcctccccctcccacccaattccgagcttttatttctttcctaatgggtttgcacgcattatttgctttaacattgattcctatgggaaaaattgcttccacttgcaaacatttctatttaagaacctggtcacagaatgaattaagttcttaagtagaggtaccactgtgtatcaAATTTTACTGTCCTGCCTGGGCATCCGCTAACAGATAAATTGAAAACGTCTTTCTTGTTTCCTTGCCTCGTAGCTTCAAAGTGTAAATCTATTCAAATTCATGTGACTGCACGCACCCAATCATTCACAATCATTGTTGTGAGTCgttgcgagtcttcggagaggggcggcatacaaatctaattaataataataataataataatcagaattgaagagaagcagctagagaagatctgaaaatcgagctgcaacgactctggcataagccagtgaacgtggtcccagtggtacttggcacgctgggcacagtgccaaaggatctcaacggacatttgaaaaccatcggaattgacaaaatctccatctgtcaattgcaaaaggctgctttactgggatcggcaaacataattcgccgctatatcacagtcctaggtgatgaaatacgaaatccagcacagtgatctcgtttgctctgttgtattgaaataataataataataattctagtcCGCTTTTATTTACAGATATACAGATGATAAATAAATGCCAACAACTTGACCACAACGTTGTGGCTCTCTCCAATTTGGCTAACCAAAATGATCAAATAAAAATGTCTTAACGGGTAAGCAATCTTCGTAGTTAATGCTACTATCTGCTTTCTCCGATTTATGATTTCTCAACTGCTGTGAAGAACAAAAACCCAAGTGGCATAAATACTTTAGCTGCTGCTCTCTAAAAACCTTTGAACACTTCGTTGTCCTCTTCAGCAAAGCATGATAGATGACAAAGGTAAAGCCGATGACAACTTCCCTGACATCACATCTGCAGTCCAAAGCAGTGTGTGAAAGGAGAATCATGTTAAACCAGAACCCTGAATTCCTCAATAGGTTTGTGGGCGTGTGTGTGCGCGagaaagacaaaaagagagagagaacgagatagagagaaacagagaacgagagacagaagcagaaagagaatgagagaatgtgAGAGGCATgggatgagagagagtgagacagataacaagagatagagacagagaaaaagaacgaGAGaatgagacagaatgagagacagagagacagaacgAGAGAATGTGAGAAGCAGAGGAGAGTGAGACAGAGAACAAGAGAcagacaaaaaaaagagagaatgagacagaATGAGACAAactgagagacagaaagagagaacgacagacagagagacagaacgAGAGAATGTGAGAGGCAGAGAAGGAGAGTGAGACAGAGAAcgagacagaaagagaatgagagaatgagattGAGACAGAGAACGAGAGGCAGGCAGAggaaaagaacaagagagaatgaaacaaaatgagaaagacaaagagtgagagagagagacaaagaacaaGAGACAGAGATAAACAGAGAACgagatgagagacagagagaacgaaaaaagagagaatgagagagagtgagagacagagagcgagagacagagagagagacaatgaCCAAACAGAGGGAAGTGTTGGAAGAGCCTCTCGCTGCTTTGGTCACACACACAGCGTTACAAACACGAGAAATGACAGAGCTTGTCAACTAGATAATTTCCCCCCAATCTGGCTTGTTTAGAGAAAAGGCAAAAGTAGCCTTAAGAGAAACCAGGTGAGCTGGTCTGGACAACAAGACAGGTGCAGGTTATGTCCCTGCAGAAGACAAAGAGACTCATGTGCCTTCCGAAATCTTCCCCACTGTGTCTTTTTCTCCTACTGAATTGTGTGTTAGTTAAGATCCAGGAGGCGAAAGAAACAAGGCGTCACTGTACCATCATCTACCGATGCTTGGAATGGTGACATCTTCTGCAGGAAACGGCTGTGAAACAGACAATCTTGGCTCCAAGGTTCACACCTTTCCAACCTCCCTTTGGGATAATAATAATCAACCCAGTAGTGCGTGTAATTAAGTTATTAAAAGTCACGACAAGGGTGCAAGTGACATCCTGtatggcagcgtttcccaaccttggcaactggaagatatctggacttcaactcccagaattccccagccagcatccgctggctggggaattctgggagttgaagtccaaatatcttccagttgccaaggttgggaaacacagctgTATAGAACTGGGAGGAAGGACTCAGCaagtctcccccctccctccagatAATATTCTAGCGCTCCAGATCCTCTCCGACATCAAGATGCGGGACAGTCTCGCCGCCATGAATGTTGCCAAATGTCTTCTAGCCGAGTCTTTCCGGAAACGCTTCTCTCTTCCTCAACTTAGGCACTTTCAGAGAGCCCAAATCATCACTGTTTTAGGCAAGAGTTTTGCAGAAGTCCTATCGATGCTTGTACGCCAGCAAGGATTCGAAATCTGGAGCGCAAACCAGCTTGTGCTTCACGTGGCCCAAGACAATCATCTCGCCGCTCCGATTGTCCCCGATGCTGACCGATACCAGCTCCTTGGCGAGACCAAGAGAAAAGAGCCATTACTCCAAAGtatatacagtgtcccctcgattttcacgggttcgaacttcgcaaatagcctataccatgctttttctaaaaataagtattttaaagttagatgtgtataaagcttttgataaagttaaccataattATTTGTTTCAGTTGTGTAAGGACTTAAATATGGGAGACAATTTTTGTCAAATTATAAgagcaatttataaggataatacggcttatattagggtaaatgaaaatagaaaagagAAGGTTAAAATCCAAAATAGAACTAAGCAGGGCTGTCCACTATCCccaatctgcggagaggggcggcatataaatccaataaatctaatctaatctatttaaatatacagtacagtgtttcctcgatttccgcgggggatgcgttccgagaccgcccgcgaaagtcaaatttccgcgaagtagagatgcggaagtaaatacaccatttttggctatggacagtatcacaagccatcccttaacactttaaacccctaaattgccatttcccattcccttagcaaccatttactcaccattattactggtactcaccattgaataatacACTTAGtgttcctgatatttataaacataattatttattaacaataataattattttttgttatttatttgcaaaaattattagtttggcgatggcgtatgacgtcatcgggcgggaaaaaccggggaattctgggagttgaagtccaagtatcttcaagttgccaaggttgggaaacactgctatagctatctaaatttctcttggctatttgctgtttttcctaactatgccatcattcttcagtccctttctagcattcttagaaaacacattcctactttcatttaaaaaaaccaccaaaccctcattttatcataatATCCAAATAATATCCAAATGTACGTCTCTTTAAGAGcccaggaaggaaagggggaaaaaaataaagaaagaataaaagagaaaaggaaagaaaaaagaagagtggaaaagaataagaaaaggaaaaacactatTGATATcatatcttaatctatacatataccctgtttccccgatagtaagacacccccgattgtaagacgtatcaggggtttcaggggggtcggctaatataagccataccccgaaagtaagacatatgtcttactttcggggaaacatgggggtattgccgcctccctctcatctagctgcgcgccgcctcctgcccacgtccgccccgtccccctctccatacgtcgccacgtctgccacctccctctgatcttaatgagcgccgcctcctgcccacttccacgccgcccccctctccatacgtcaccgcgccgtcccctgcacttgtcactgccgcctcctgcttaaaatacagtaatgcacacagtattaatcatacatcagtaaaacatacacactggcatactggggtatcatctgctgttttgtggtgaatacaatactgttcaggttgttaataaatgttaattttatggttaaaacaaaaagtgtgacaatttttttccaatataagacataccccgaaagtaagacatagtggggcttttggggataaaaagaaagtaagacactgtcttactttcggggaaacacggtatatatcttaatctatacatagatTAAGACAACAGTTTGACGGCAGCATTTGGGAGGAGGGGGTCGCCCCAGCCCTTTTCTACCCACCCGTCTCCTGCCATTACTATTCCCAGACACACAGCTCTGAACGCTTCGTGTTTGACATGGCCTTTTGAGGAGAGGCCCCGTCCCACAAGAGCAAGGCATACCTGCAGAAAGGAGCAGGGGGTTCCCGTGGTTACATCAAGAGTCACCTGGCCAAGAACGAGTTGCACTTTCCCCGATTTGCGGATCAGCAGCTTCCCCACCTGACCTTCCGAGAGGTCCCCCAGAGTGCAGGTGTTCTCCGCTTCTTTGGTCtcctggaaaaaagaagaagttgagttggccttctccgggtcccaggggaagagccttctctgtggcggccccgactctctggaaccagctccccctggagattagaactgcccccaccctccttgccttccgtaaactccttaaaacccacctttgccgccaggcatggggaattgagacatctcccccggggtctatacaatttatgtatggtatgtttgtaagtatgtctgattaataatgggttttttaaaaatgtttttaaattattagatttgttatgaattgttctattgctgttgtgagccgccccgagtctacggagaggggcggcatacaaatctaatagaacacaagaacaaggggccacaatctgcagttagttggtggaaagatcagaagcaacatgagaaaagattattttactgaaagagtagtagatccttggaacaaacttccagcagacgtggttgataaatccacagtaactgaatttaaacatgcctgggataaacatatatccatcctaagataaaatagaggaaatagtataagggcagactagatggaccatgaggtcttttttctgcatggttttaaatgatagaaacatagaagtctgacggcagaaaaagacctcatggtccatcttgtctgcccttatactattttctgtattttatcttaggatggatatatgtttatcccaggcatgtttacattcagttactgtggatttatcaactacgtctgctggaagtttgttccaaggatctactaccctttcagtaaaataatattttctcacgttgcttttgatctttcccccaactaacttcagattgtgtccccttgttcttgtgttcactttcctattaaaaaacacttccctcctggaccttatttaaccctttaacatatttaaatgttttgatcatgtccccccttttccttctgtcctccagactatacagattgagttcgttaagtctttcctggtaagtttgatgcttaagaccttccaccattcttgtagcccgtctttggacccgtccaattttgtcaatatctttttgtaggtgaggtctccagaatgatggggttttatatgtttttaatattagatttgtttcattgtaatattgttttattattgttgtgagctgccccgagtcttcggagaggggcggcatacaaatctaattaataataataataataataataataataataataataataataataattttgcagtctccttcccttggagtggtgagggaatggagattttgcaaagaCGGGTGgtagataattatttatttattattattatttttcccaaacaagtatagtattatagtgcatattaacataacataacataagtagaacatagtaatagaaaggataataagacagtaggacagggacattaggcacataagtgcacttatgcacgccccttacagacctcttagaaaaggggagaggtcaattgtagataatgtaaggttgaagattttggggttgggagaagcaacaacagagtcaggtaatgagttccaggcggtgaccactctatggCTGAAATcgcattttctgcagtcaagtttggagcgatttacattcagtttgtatatattacgtgctcttgtgttgttgttgttgttaaaggtgaagtagtcactgacagggagtacattatgatgtatgattttatgaacaacagttaaatcagttcaatcttctgtttctatgaataaataaaataagataaaataaaataaaataaagtaaagtaaacaaACATCCTGGCTTCCATGCGTCAGACTTCCAGGTCTCTTTTAGCAGCTACAAACGCCAAACCCACTGCGGTAACAGCTGTAGATTCCCACTGCTCAGCAGGGCATCGTACCTGCGCCTTCTCCTGTTTTATCACCATCACCTGCCCATCCTCATTCTGCACTTCCGTTTTCAGCGGCTTCGTGTCCTGGGTGGGCGGCTGACCGGGGAGGGTGTCGGGCAGCTGCAGGAAGAGTAACTCTTCCTCCTTGGAGAGGCTCAACCTTGGCAGGAGGTCGGCAAGGGAGACGTCGTGAGGATAGGGAGGAGGGGTTTTGGTGGGTGCCGTAGCCTGGGCACACGGTGTCTCCTCTTGGTCGTGGGGTTCTTCTtttactgggagaaagagagaaggagagagagagggtgagtgGGGATGAGGTGCGGAGgtaaacctttgaaaagtgttcggaaacttcagatcgtgcagaacgcggccgcgagagccatcgtggggcttccaagattcgcccacgtttctacaacactccgtggctcacattggctgccgatcagtttccgatcgcaattcaaagtgttggttatgacctttaaagccctacatggcattggaccagagtacctccagaaccgcctgctaccgcacgaatcccagcgaccgataaggtcccacagagttggccttctccgggtcccatcgactaaacaatgtcgtttggcgggccctaggggaagagccttctctgtggcggcctgggccctctggaatcaactccccctggagattagaattgcccccaccctccctgtctttcgtaaactactcaagactcacttataccgccaggcatgggggagttgagacacctttcccccaggctcttttatattttgttttatgtttggtatgaatgtgttgtttggtttttaaaaatatgatagggttttatgtgctttttaatattagatttgttttcgctggaatattgtttttattattgttgtgagccaccccgagtcttcggagagtggcggcatacaaatctaataaattgaattgaattgaatctgttCCAGGTCAACCTGAGCCACCTACCTTTCACTGAAGATACACCTGTATCCATCTCCTCGTCTTTATGGCTGGCGTTCAACAGCTTACTCTCTTCCTGATCATCTCCTTCTTCCTTGAAAAGCCAACCAGAATGTGCCAGCGGCAACTGAACTGGCTTGTTTCGGATGTCGTTTTTCAAGCCTGGGTCATCCAGGAACTGGGGccaaagaacgagagagaaaacggcaggttattattattatttatgatttattggacttatgctgcctttctccaaggactcagggcggcttacaacatattagaaaaAGAGAACCCTTCCTGAAGactgatagggttttatatgttttttaatattagatttgttctactataatattgtttttattattgttgtgagccgccccgagtcttcggagaggggtggcatacaaatctaattattattattattaataataataataataataataattattattattattattattattattattattattattattattattattattattatttaacgtGCTATCCCATGAATTTCTTTTCCGGACAATGatgatatggttttttaaaaaattgttcctctttttaaataataataatttattagatttgtatgctgactcggagaggctcacaacaaaatacaatgtcacaaatccactatattaaaaacacataaaaaaacattattaaaaccatggaactcagtcataccatacataaatctaccgtagcctaggggtaactcagttaccccacgcctggcgacataggtgggttttgagtagcttacgaaaggcaaggagggtgggggcggttctaatctccgggggggggagttgattccagagggctggggccaccacagagaaggctcttcctctgggtcccgccagatgacattgtttagtcgacgggacccagagaaggccgacttaAATGTAAGCTGGCCAGTTGTCTGGGATCTCTCAGCCTCTGAATTGAATGAACAAGCctatcaaacaatttaaaaagtgTTGAAATAGTTTGTGATCCAACGTCAGGTGAGAATGCATTCTTACTTTGTCGAGGGAATAGATTCCTTACTTCCAGATATGTATGCTGTCCCCAGCACATAATCTTTGCAAAACCTCCCATGggtaaattcaaaacaatattctgagCTCAGGGCAGATTTGTTTCAAACGTTTCCCCCAAAAGTTCAAGCCAGTTTATTTTACAATGAAGAATGAAacacttctgctgcacgaatcccagcgactagttaggtcccacagagtgggtcttctctgggtcccgtgggacccaggggaggagccttctctgtggccgccccggccctctggaaccaactccccccagagattagaattgcccccatcctcctcgcctttcgtaagcttcttaaaacccacctttgccctcaggcatgggggaactgagatattctttccccctaggcctttacaatttatgcgtggtatgtttgtatgtatgtttggttttataataagggttttttagttgttttagtattggattgttatatgctgttttttatcactgttgttagccgccctgggtctacggagaggggtggcatacaaatccaataaatacaaatacaaatagttcATGAAATGTTGTGCTCAAACTGTTTTGAGACTAAACAATTTGCACCTTTCTATTTCAAGCCCCAACAGTTCATTTCTTGGGGGGAATATCATGTTTTGTAAACAAAGGAAGTGCATATGGTTATCTTGTATGCAGAGTTTAACCTATTATTTCACCAACGACTGGCAATGTATCAATGTGTGGAGAAATGTTTCCGTAGGTACACACCTCCTAAACCTGCCCTTCATTCTTACAGCTGAGATCATAGTTGTTTCCCTAACAACTATAGGTGTGGGGAAAGAAATTAACAGAAAAATGTCATCCTGTGTTAAAATCTTAtcaaaattgaactgaaacaTTCCCATTTTAAGGAATATAATTTTAACGTAAACGCCCTAAACCCTTGCTAGTAACAGTGGCCACCAATGCCCTAGAGGtcgaggaatagaatagaatatagaatagaataaaatggaatggaatagaatagtggaattgaatagaatagaaaatagaatagaaagaaaaatagaatatagaatagaatacagagaatagaatagaaaatagaatagaaatagaatataatagaatatgaaagaaaatagaatagaatatataatataatataatattagaataaaatagaaagaaaatagaatagcatagaattgaACTGAATATGAaaaaatagaacatagaatataatATGtgacatagaataaaatagaaagaaaatagaatagcatagaattgaactgaaaatagaatagaaagagaatagaatagaacagaatagaaaagaaaatagaatagagtaaaatggaatggaatatgaaatagaatagaatagaaatagaatagaacagaatagaaaatagaatagagtaaaatggaatggaatatgaaatagaatagaatagagaatagaac
The nucleotide sequence above comes from Erythrolamprus reginae isolate rEryReg1 chromosome 12, rEryReg1.hap1, whole genome shotgun sequence. Encoded proteins:
- the POLR3D gene encoding DNA-directed RNA polymerase III subunit RPC4 isoform X2, which produces MSEGTSSGDPESARPSLPAARGLIGRRTSAPISAGRLPSIRSRDLTLGGVKKKTFAPNIISRKIKEEPKEDLSATKEKKDRDRDRQRESHGRGRGRPEVIQSHSIFEQGPAEMMRKKGTWDKSVDMSDFGPSHIINIKKEKRETDEETKKILRMLEKDDFLDDPGLKNDIRNKPVQLPLAHSGWLFKEEGDDQEESKLLNASHKDEEMDTGVSSVKVKEEPHDQEETPCAQATAPTKTPPPYPHDVSLADLLPRLSLSKEEELLFLQLPDTLPGQPPTQDTKPLKTEVQNEDGQVMVIKQEKAQETKEAENTCTLGDLSEGQVGKLLIRKSGKVQLVLGQVTLDVTTGTPCSFLQELVSVSIGDNRSGEMIVLGHVKHKLVCAPDFESLLAYKHR
- the POLR3D gene encoding DNA-directed RNA polymerase III subunit RPC4 isoform X1; this translates as MSLSCSSSCKMSEGTSSGDPESARPSLPAARGLIGRRTSAPISAGRLPSIRSRDLTLGGVKKKTFAPNIISRKIKEEPKEDLSATKEKKDRDRDRQRESHGRGRGRPEVIQSHSIFEQGPAEMMRKKGTWDKSVDMSDFGPSHIINIKKEKRETDEETKKILRMLEKDDFLDDPGLKNDIRNKPVQLPLAHSGWLFKEEGDDQEESKLLNASHKDEEMDTGVSSVKVKEEPHDQEETPCAQATAPTKTPPPYPHDVSLADLLPRLSLSKEEELLFLQLPDTLPGQPPTQDTKPLKTEVQNEDGQVMVIKQEKAQETKEAENTCTLGDLSEGQVGKLLIRKSGKVQLVLGQVTLDVTTGTPCSFLQELVSVSIGDNRSGEMIVLGHVKHKLVCAPDFESLLAYKHR